One Ignavibacterium album JCM 16511 genomic region harbors:
- a CDS encoding cytidylyltransferase domain-containing protein, whose product MKVAAFLPAKGSSNRIPNKNTMLLDGEPLFLRSLKKLMSIPIIDEVYLDTESYDIMELASEVKCKTLKRDAALASNKTDGNLLFYNEVQNTDADICVQLLCTSPFIKPSTIEKGIRILLENPEHDSVVAIRKEKQYLWKNGRPTYNIHQIPNSTELEDTIIESMGLYIVRRDVALQLKRRIGDNPYLLEIDPTESIDVNWPEDFELANLIAIGLREQERRLFDNLKLLLSSALLSDILDDMNLNGVLSSKFSLNLPNAKVLGRAKTLQIDLCPDDEDFKRIYDGLNLYDHVVSNDVIVVANKIPDYAFFGELNANLALRAGASAAIIDGVTRDTRETSDMGFPVFSKGNYCKDTRKRGIVTSKNKTVVIDGISIHKDDLIFGDRDGIVVIPRKYENQILETALMKLQNEKLILIDVAKGVHTNELVSKYGLF is encoded by the coding sequence ATGAAAGTAGCAGCATTTTTACCAGCAAAGGGATCAAGTAACAGAATCCCTAATAAGAACACAATGTTATTAGACGGAGAACCTCTCTTTTTACGAAGTTTAAAGAAACTAATGAGCATTCCAATAATTGATGAAGTTTATCTTGATACAGAGTCATATGACATAATGGAATTAGCATCCGAAGTGAAGTGTAAAACTCTTAAAAGAGATGCGGCTCTTGCCTCTAATAAAACAGATGGCAATCTGCTTTTTTATAACGAAGTTCAGAATACTGATGCAGATATATGTGTTCAATTACTTTGTACAAGTCCTTTTATTAAGCCTTCCACAATTGAAAAAGGAATCAGAATTTTACTTGAAAATCCGGAACACGATTCCGTAGTTGCAATCAGAAAAGAAAAACAATATCTATGGAAGAATGGAAGACCAACTTATAATATTCATCAAATCCCAAACAGCACTGAACTTGAAGACACCATTATTGAATCAATGGGATTATATATTGTAAGAAGAGATGTTGCGCTTCAATTAAAAAGAAGAATAGGTGATAATCCCTACTTACTTGAAATTGATCCTACTGAAAGTATTGATGTTAACTGGCCTGAAGATTTTGAACTTGCAAATCTTATAGCTATAGGACTTCGCGAACAGGAAAGAAGATTATTTGATAATCTTAAATTACTTCTTTCAAGTGCTTTGCTTTCGGATATTCTTGATGATATGAACTTAAATGGAGTTCTATCGAGCAAATTTTCACTAAATCTTCCAAATGCAAAAGTTTTAGGCAGAGCAAAAACACTTCAGATAGATCTTTGCCCGGATGATGAAGATTTTAAAAGAATATATGATGGCTTGAATTTATATGACCATGTGGTTTCAAATGATGTGATTGTAGTTGCAAATAAAATTCCTGATTATGCTTTCTTTGGTGAGTTAAATGCAAATCTGGCATTAAGAGCTGGTGCTTCCGCAGCTATTATAGATGGAGTTACAAGAGATACACGCGAGACTTCTGATATGGGTTTCCCGGTTTTTTCAAAAGGCAATTATTGTAAGGATACACGCAAGCGTGGAATTGTAACATCGAAAAACAAAACTGTCGTTATCGATGGAATCAGTATTCATAAAGATGATTTAATATTCGGTGACAGAGATGGAATAGTCGTCATTCCGAGGAAATATGAAAACCAGATTCTCGAAACCGCATTGATGAAACTACAAAATGAAAAACTAATTTTGATTGATGTTGCAAAAGGAGTTCATACAAACGAATTAGTAAGTAAATATGGGCTTTTCTGA
- a CDS encoding glycosyltransferase, whose translation MFNKSEFLESLQSFYNSQGTNDSINFIKSFFENKELNNEDIIFLKFYLAREYFFHKDFANAETLFLEILENSNKHLNVLIYLAEIYWQTKRHLDSILLLNQLYYHNLNYENIIDLISLRLKILESENNFKFSGILANSGNIQNKFPLVSIIILCYNKVEYTQKCLKALFQNTKYPNFEVIVLDNASVDDTPEILLTYGETIKYIRAEKNLGFVGGNNYASQFASGEYIVFLNNDTEPEKGWLKNLLNTFDYYKDAGAAGSMLIYPDGKLQEAGGVIFNDASGWNYGKGLSPNDSRFTYCREVDYCSGAALMIKKDLFEQIGKFDERYSPAYYEDTDLCFSVRKFGYKVYFNPFSKVIHYEGATAGTDLNSGFKRYQVINSSKFIDKWKNELKFQFPNDPKLRYKFSDRNKGKRILIIDDIPPLPDRAAGALRHYHTLKQMLNLGYKVTYVHLMGKQYTDDAGIKYLTDFKMKGVEFIWFNYEYWYNFRYTDQGKEYIKTLIDSLDLKDRAFDFVYIAFWHIAEYFIDLIKAEIPSVPVLIDTMDIHYLREEREAEISKDNSLKLKAIENKRRELAVYSKADVITTVTEADRSELRKFIKDKPIFILTDVHDPKENTPAFKERKDLIFVGNFNHKPNEDAVLFFTKEIFPTIKSRLPEVKFYIVGNNPTEKVKALKSDEIIITGWVPDVKEYIDKCRIEVVPLRFGAGNKGKVGEALSSGIPIVTTSIGAEGMGIENGIHAFICDEPTSFAQRVIELYQDENLWKEFSIKGKKLIASQYSSELMRKRLQFIFNNTKKSLKSTFALNQSSPPKVSFIVIAHNQVEYTKKCIDSLKEKVKTSYEVILIDNASTDATESTFSKGYDFIKYFHNKINLGFPAGVNQGIRAALGDYILILNNDTILTDNLIERLIEVAESDPQIGIVGPISNEVSGLQKDENAKYNSIEEMHKYAAEVREKNKGQILHFPRVAFLCTLIKREVIDKIGGLDERFSPGNYEDDDFCLRAQLAGYKTVIAKDVFIHHYGSKSFKAYGEKAYAERLMKNQKTFVKKWGTTPDEIWLRNKQIKPHQIFYPIDKNLFLQHFRRVRVHLADNELELAQIEIEKAIENYQEGDASIISKVDLLDLAGNLFLANNKIEKAQYYFEQELQLAPNSSNACLGLGKVLFAINQAEAAKTMFEWALKNDSNNSNAIAALQEVNLLLGLEAEHSTLGVVQ comes from the coding sequence ATGTTTAACAAATCTGAATTTCTTGAATCCTTACAAAGCTTTTATAATTCACAAGGCACTAATGATTCTATTAATTTCATCAAAAGTTTTTTTGAAAATAAAGAACTAAATAATGAAGATATAATCTTTCTGAAATTCTATTTAGCAAGAGAGTACTTTTTCCATAAGGATTTTGCAAATGCAGAAACATTATTCCTGGAAATACTTGAAAACAGCAATAAACATTTAAATGTATTGATTTATTTGGCAGAAATATACTGGCAGACAAAAAGACATCTGGACTCAATACTGCTACTCAATCAATTGTATTATCATAATCTAAACTATGAGAATATAATCGATCTGATCTCATTAAGACTTAAAATATTAGAGTCAGAAAATAATTTTAAATTTTCAGGAATACTTGCTAATTCAGGAAACATTCAAAACAAATTTCCTTTAGTTTCAATAATTATACTATGTTATAATAAAGTTGAATATACCCAAAAGTGTTTGAAGGCGTTATTTCAAAATACAAAATATCCCAACTTTGAGGTTATAGTTTTAGATAATGCTTCAGTAGATGACACGCCTGAAATTTTGCTGACTTATGGTGAAACTATAAAATACATTCGTGCAGAAAAAAATCTTGGTTTTGTAGGTGGGAATAATTATGCTAGTCAATTTGCCAGCGGTGAATATATCGTATTTCTTAATAATGATACTGAACCCGAGAAAGGCTGGTTAAAAAATTTATTAAATACATTTGATTACTATAAAGATGCGGGTGCTGCAGGTTCTATGCTTATCTATCCTGATGGTAAGCTTCAGGAAGCCGGCGGAGTAATATTCAATGATGCTTCAGGTTGGAATTATGGTAAAGGCTTATCACCAAATGATTCAAGATTTACTTACTGTCGCGAAGTAGATTATTGCTCAGGTGCTGCTCTTATGATCAAAAAAGATTTATTTGAACAAATAGGAAAGTTTGATGAACGATACTCACCTGCTTATTATGAAGATACTGATTTATGTTTTAGCGTAAGAAAATTCGGTTATAAAGTTTATTTCAATCCATTTTCTAAAGTAATTCATTACGAAGGGGCAACTGCCGGCACAGATTTAAACTCTGGTTTTAAAAGATATCAGGTTATTAACTCATCTAAATTTATCGATAAGTGGAAAAATGAGCTGAAATTTCAATTTCCTAATGATCCTAAACTTCGATATAAATTTTCTGATAGAAACAAGGGCAAGCGAATCCTGATCATTGATGATATTCCGCCTTTACCAGACAGAGCTGCTGGCGCTCTCAGACATTACCACACACTCAAACAAATGTTAAATCTGGGATATAAAGTTACATATGTTCATCTGATGGGTAAGCAATATACTGACGATGCTGGGATAAAATATCTAACAGATTTTAAAATGAAAGGTGTTGAATTTATTTGGTTCAACTATGAATATTGGTATAATTTCAGATATACAGATCAAGGGAAAGAATATATTAAAACTCTAATTGATTCTCTTGACTTGAAAGATCGTGCATTTGATTTTGTATATATCGCATTCTGGCATATTGCAGAATATTTCATTGACCTGATAAAAGCAGAGATACCTTCTGTGCCTGTTCTTATAGATACAATGGATATCCACTATCTTCGCGAAGAACGTGAAGCAGAGATTTCAAAAGATAATTCATTAAAACTGAAAGCCATAGAAAACAAGAGGCGTGAATTAGCGGTTTATTCAAAAGCTGATGTAATTACCACTGTAACCGAAGCTGATAGAAGTGAATTACGGAAATTCATAAAAGACAAACCAATTTTTATTTTAACTGATGTACACGACCCCAAGGAAAACACACCAGCATTTAAGGAAAGAAAAGATTTGATATTTGTTGGAAACTTTAATCATAAACCAAATGAAGATGCGGTTTTATTCTTTACCAAAGAAATTTTTCCAACTATAAAATCCAGATTACCGGAAGTTAAATTTTATATTGTTGGGAATAATCCAACAGAAAAAGTAAAAGCTTTGAAGTCGGATGAAATTATTATAACCGGATGGGTTCCGGATGTAAAAGAATATATTGATAAATGTAGAATTGAAGTGGTTCCTCTTCGATTTGGTGCGGGTAATAAAGGTAAAGTTGGTGAAGCTTTATCAAGTGGAATTCCTATTGTCACAACTTCAATAGGAGCAGAAGGAATGGGAATAGAAAACGGAATTCATGCTTTTATTTGTGATGAACCAACATCTTTCGCACAAAGGGTGATTGAACTCTATCAGGATGAAAATTTGTGGAAGGAGTTCTCAATAAAAGGCAAAAAATTAATCGCTTCTCAGTATTCAAGTGAACTAATGCGAAAGAGACTTCAATTTATTTTTAATAATACAAAAAAATCACTAAAGAGTACCTTTGCACTAAATCAATCTTCGCCACCAAAGGTAAGCTTTATTGTTATTGCTCATAACCAGGTCGAATACACCAAAAAATGTATCGATAGTTTGAAAGAGAAAGTAAAAACTAGCTATGAAGTTATTCTTATTGATAATGCCTCAACGGATGCAACAGAAAGTACTTTCTCAAAAGGATATGATTTCATAAAGTACTTTCATAATAAAATAAATCTTGGTTTTCCTGCAGGTGTTAATCAAGGTATCAGAGCCGCTTTGGGTGATTATATCTTAATCCTGAACAATGATACAATTCTGACTGATAATTTAATTGAAAGATTAATTGAAGTTGCAGAATCCGATCCTCAAATCGGTATTGTCGGTCCAATCAGCAATGAAGTAAGTGGATTGCAGAAAGATGAAAATGCAAAATACAATTCAATTGAAGAAATGCATAAGTATGCTGCAGAAGTAAGAGAAAAAAACAAAGGACAGATATTACATTTTCCGCGAGTTGCTTTCCTTTGCACTTTAATTAAACGAGAAGTTATTGATAAAATCGGTGGACTTGATGAAAGGTTTTCTCCGGGTAATTACGAAGATGATGATTTTTGCTTGCGCGCTCAACTTGCAGGATACAAAACTGTAATTGCTAAGGATGTATTTATTCATCATTATGGTTCAAAATCTTTTAAAGCATATGGAGAGAAAGCTTATGCTGAAAGATTAATGAAGAACCAAAAAACATTTGTTAAGAAGTGGGGCACAACTCCTGATGAAATCTGGTTAAGAAATAAACAGATAAAACCACATCAGATATTTTATCCGATTGATAAAAATTTATTCTTACAGCACTTCAGAAGAGTACGAGTACATCTTGCAGATAATGAACTTGAATTAGCTCAGATTGAAATTGAAAAAGCAATCGAAAACTATCAGGAAGGTGATGCTAGTATAATAAGTAAAGTTGATTTGCTTGACCTTGCAGGGAATCTCTTCCTTGCAAATAATAAAATTGAGAAAGCTCAATATTACTTTGAACAGGAATTGCAGCTCGCACCAAATTCATCAAATGCTTGTTTGGGTTTAGGTAAAGTTTTGTTTGCGATTAATCAAGCTGAAGCTGCTAAGACAATGTTTGAATGGGCATTGAAAAACGATTCCAATAACAGTAATGCAATTGCAGCTTTGCAGGAAGTAAACTTACTACTTGGACTTGAAGCTGAACATTCAACACTTGGAGTGGTTCAATGA
- a CDS encoding TPR domain-containing glycosyltransferase has protein sequence MNSGISLSMIVKNEGKHLADCLNSVKDVVDEIVIVDTGSTDNTLEIAKSFDAKIFHFEWNDDFSAARNFSLSKCTGNWILYLDADERLDLNSAKKIKPLTEQNDNVGYYCTITSYNSEIQRSNSIRYIRFFRNHPDAKFSGRVHEQITPSLEKLNYRFIHSDLIIHHIGYDISEEGKKQKALRNLKLLEKDLKTNPNDYVLFQIGQSNFLLENFSEAENYFFQLVKSFKLNNQFKAESYSYLAQISFNKFETEEAEKFISSAIRLNDSQPFYHLLLSKIHLRNNKIKEAINELKKSIECAKNSAKSSITNLQQVNVSLQEILFYGLQLSYQTNDSLLKQKMIEELYKLNEEKFIKLINHIESGSAINLSDVRPYISSISNLNISLITFILSKHNNKLFALDFLKELYQKFSSNNDVLKQYALTLDSLSKTNEAIRLMENNFEIINSDPSSLLYLAMFYLKSNQNENALKIFNFIEKDFHNYQEIVFKVRTIKEKLIRSVEV, from the coding sequence ATGAACTCCGGTATAAGTCTTTCAATGATTGTTAAGAATGAAGGCAAGCATTTAGCTGATTGCCTCAACTCTGTTAAAGATGTTGTTGATGAGATAGTGATTGTTGATACCGGTTCAACGGATAACACTTTAGAGATTGCAAAAAGTTTTGACGCAAAAATTTTTCACTTTGAATGGAATGATGATTTTTCTGCAGCAAGAAATTTTTCTTTGAGTAAATGTACAGGCAATTGGATTTTGTATCTTGATGCTGATGAAAGACTCGATTTGAACTCCGCAAAAAAAATTAAACCATTAACAGAACAAAATGATAATGTCGGATATTACTGCACAATTACAAGTTATAATTCTGAAATTCAACGCAGTAACTCAATCAGATATATCAGATTTTTCAGAAATCATCCGGATGCAAAGTTCAGTGGCAGAGTTCATGAACAGATCACTCCTTCGCTTGAGAAATTAAACTACAGGTTCATTCATTCTGATTTGATTATTCATCATATAGGTTATGATATTTCAGAAGAAGGTAAAAAACAAAAAGCTTTGAGAAATCTGAAGCTGCTCGAGAAAGACCTCAAAACTAATCCGAATGATTATGTTTTATTTCAGATTGGTCAATCGAATTTTTTGCTTGAGAATTTTTCAGAGGCAGAAAATTATTTTTTTCAGCTTGTCAAATCATTTAAATTAAACAACCAATTCAAAGCCGAATCATATTCTTACTTAGCACAGATTTCATTCAATAAATTTGAAACCGAAGAAGCAGAAAAGTTTATTTCTTCAGCTATAAGATTGAATGATTCACAGCCTTTTTATCATTTACTTCTTTCAAAAATTCATCTTCGTAATAATAAAATTAAAGAAGCTATAAATGAGCTGAAGAAATCAATCGAGTGTGCGAAGAATTCAGCAAAAAGTTCAATAACCAATCTTCAGCAGGTTAATGTTTCGTTGCAGGAAATTCTTTTTTATGGATTACAACTTTCATATCAGACTAATGATTCTCTTCTCAAACAAAAAATGATTGAAGAACTTTACAAACTGAACGAAGAAAAATTCATTAAGTTGATTAATCATATCGAATCAGGCTCTGCAATAAATTTATCCGATGTTCGTCCATACATTAGTTCAATTTCTAATCTGAACATTTCATTAATAACTTTTATTCTTTCTAAACATAATAACAAATTATTTGCTTTGGATTTTCTGAAAGAACTTTATCAAAAGTTCAGTAGTAATAATGATGTACTGAAACAATATGCTCTTACATTAGACAGTTTAAGTAAAACAAATGAAGCGATAAGACTAATGGAGAATAATTTTGAAATTATTAATTCTGATCCATCTTCCCTGCTTTATCTAGCAATGTTTTATCTCAAATCAAATCAGAATGAAAATGCTCTTAAGATTTTTAACTTTATTGAAAAAGATTTTCATAACTATCAGGAAATAGTTTTTAAAGTAAGAACAATTAAGGAAAAGTTAATACGGAGTGTTGAGGTTTAA
- a CDS encoding methyltransferase domain-containing protein — MGHTDLQKSYLDEEDIHLIERDIFWNNDSSDNYEHYLNGFYTCKYFYTELVKKIKPSLVFVWGNLLPQSIIFKEILELNNVPSFFLERGFFNDSLMIEELLYKELNSFAEDRNNFRTITSFQYYNRLKQFYLNNSTSKYPENHDEKLESILQQKKKEGLKLITFYGTHDSIFFPEDQIYARKISTIFKYTAEAARFISEEVNKNPNLILVIKPHPADKNDYSLLESERVFVTKNFFNRSLIEISDLIVVGNSTIQYEVLLSEKPILLIAKSSLYNYDAAYIPQSKKDFTSTLNEALEKSDFELKLNNSKIFFESLLKSHIYFYTEESPGKNLENLIKFIITNANTQTPDSNLSDRLYEFEKNIFIHNQLCNNTENSFRLVQTNHIQNKFHPQLPLLKEQLEKKLFDYYNYLSNNPDIGLIREAETLITENSFIEARALLHRAVEIPIFKTDALNDLAYIEILEENYLQAFNNIITVLQMNPNDEVALSNLSYLVENNKLDNSFVNEQLTKLFRLELQLNKFNSFTEFLEYERTMSSQYQERKKFELKLLPDKPSDFSYTGYCFVCNDVVPFQVDFNYAYQIDGRLIPNWRERLVCPGCGLNNRMRLTYHLIHTLFNDFADAAVYITEQMTRFYQLLKKINPDIIGSEFLGETIPLGSVNHSGIRNENFTKLTFENEKFDYLISLEVLEHIPDYKQALRESFRVLKPKGKLLFTVPFNKNSDTNIVRAKVDEDGSIIHLLPPEYHGDPVKKDESCLCYYHFGWEILDELKKTGFKDAYAFTTYSQEYGYLGGEQIFFIAEKGN; from the coding sequence TTGGGTCACACAGACTTACAAAAGTCTTATCTTGATGAAGAAGACATTCATCTCATTGAAAGAGATATATTTTGGAACAATGATTCTTCAGATAATTATGAGCATTATCTGAATGGATTTTATACTTGCAAATATTTCTATACGGAGTTAGTCAAAAAGATTAAACCTTCGTTGGTTTTTGTTTGGGGAAATTTGTTACCTCAATCCATAATTTTCAAAGAAATACTTGAGCTTAATAATGTTCCATCATTTTTTCTTGAACGAGGTTTCTTTAATGATAGTTTGATGATAGAGGAACTACTTTATAAAGAATTAAATTCTTTTGCAGAGGACAGAAATAACTTTCGAACGATAACTTCATTTCAATATTATAACCGATTAAAACAGTTCTACCTTAATAACTCAACCTCTAAATATCCCGAAAATCACGATGAGAAACTTGAGTCAATTCTTCAGCAAAAAAAGAAAGAGGGTTTAAAGCTAATTACTTTTTATGGGACACACGATTCAATATTCTTTCCTGAAGATCAGATTTATGCAAGAAAAATTTCTACAATATTCAAATACACAGCTGAAGCGGCAAGATTTATAAGCGAAGAGGTCAATAAAAATCCAAATCTGATATTAGTTATCAAACCTCATCCTGCTGATAAAAATGATTATTCATTACTTGAAAGTGAACGAGTGTTTGTAACAAAAAACTTTTTTAACAGAAGTTTAATTGAAATTTCTGATTTAATTGTTGTTGGTAATTCCACTATTCAATATGAGGTATTGCTAAGTGAAAAGCCAATTTTGTTAATTGCAAAGAGTTCACTATATAATTATGATGCAGCGTATATACCTCAATCAAAAAAAGATTTTACATCCACTCTTAATGAAGCTCTTGAAAAATCGGATTTCGAACTAAAACTCAATAATTCTAAAATATTTTTTGAATCTCTTTTAAAGAGCCACATTTATTTTTATACAGAGGAATCACCCGGAAAAAATTTAGAAAATCTAATTAAATTTATTATTACAAATGCAAACACTCAGACTCCTGATAGTAATTTATCGGATAGACTTTATGAGTTTGAAAAGAATATTTTTATTCATAATCAGTTATGTAATAATACAGAGAATAGTTTTAGATTAGTTCAGACCAATCACATACAAAATAAATTTCATCCACAACTACCTTTATTAAAAGAACAATTAGAAAAAAAACTTTTTGATTATTACAATTACCTTTCAAACAATCCTGATATTGGTCTGATTCGTGAAGCCGAAACTTTAATTACTGAAAATTCTTTTATAGAAGCGAGAGCACTTCTTCACAGAGCAGTTGAGATTCCTATCTTCAAAACAGATGCCCTTAATGATTTGGCCTACATCGAAATCCTGGAAGAAAATTATCTTCAAGCTTTCAATAATATCATAACTGTACTTCAAATGAATCCGAATGATGAAGTTGCATTAAGTAACCTGAGCTATCTTGTCGAAAACAATAAACTCGATAATTCTTTCGTAAATGAACAACTAACCAAGTTATTTCGATTAGAACTGCAATTGAATAAATTCAATTCATTCACTGAATTTTTAGAATATGAACGAACAATGAGCAGCCAATATCAGGAAAGGAAAAAATTTGAATTAAAATTATTGCCCGACAAACCTTCCGATTTTTCTTATACTGGTTATTGTTTCGTTTGCAATGATGTTGTGCCTTTTCAAGTTGACTTTAATTATGCTTATCAGATTGACGGAAGACTTATTCCAAACTGGCGAGAACGTCTCGTCTGTCCTGGTTGCGGACTTAACAACAGAATGCGATTAACTTATCATCTGATTCATACTTTATTTAATGATTTTGCAGATGCTGCAGTTTATATAACTGAACAAATGACCAGGTTTTATCAACTCTTAAAAAAAATTAATCCCGATATCATCGGAAGTGAATTCTTAGGGGAAACTATTCCTTTAGGCTCAGTTAATCATTCCGGAATCAGAAATGAAAATTTCACAAAGCTTACTTTCGAAAATGAAAAATTTGATTACCTGATTTCTCTTGAAGTTCTCGAACACATTCCTGATTACAAACAGGCTTTAAGAGAAAGTTTCAGAGTATTAAAACCAAAAGGAAAATTATTATTCACTGTACCATTTAATAAAAATTCAGATACCAATATTGTCAGAGCAAAAGTTGATGAAGATGGTTCGATAATACATTTACTTCCACCCGAATATCACGGTGATCCGGTAAAAAAAGATGAAAGTTGTTTATGCTATTATCATTTTGGGTGGGAAATATTAGATGAGCTGAAAAAAACTGGTTTTAAAGATGCTTATGCGTTTACAACCTATTCCCAGGAATACGGATATCTTGGTGGAGAACAAATCTTTTTTATAGCTGAAAAAGGGAATTAA